The nucleotide window GTGCATAAAATAAAAAGTCCTGGCTAGGTGCTCCGGCAATCACAAATTGATAATCGGGGAAATCCTTGACAACACTCAACATAACCGATAGCATTTTGCTAATTTCCTGTTTTCGGCTTCCGGGCAAAATGGCGATAATCGGTTTTTCGGACAATTGGTTTTCAGTCCTGAAAGCCTTAGTGTCAGTACTTGCTTGGCTGTGGATGGCATCAATCAATGGATGACCAACAAACTCAACAGGGAATTTATGTTTGACTTCGTAGAAATCTTTTTCGAAAGGCAAAATCACATACATTTTGTCAATGTCTTGCTTGATTGCCTTGATTCGGTTTTCTTTCCATGCCCAAATTTGTGGTGAAATGTAATAGTGGTTTTTATATCCAACTTCTTTGGCCCACTTGGCAATCCGCATGTTGAAACCGGGATAATCAATGTAAATAATTACGTCCGGATTGAATTGCGTGATGTCGTTTTTGCAGATTGTGATGTTGTTTAAAATGGTTTTCAGATTGAAAACAACCTCCACAAAACCCATAAAAGCCAAATCACGGTAGTGTTTTACCAAAGTTCCGCCTGCATTTTGCATCAAATCGCCACCCCAAAAACGGATGTCGGCCTGTGGGTCTTCTTCATAGAGCGCTTTCATCAAATTGGAACCGTGTAAATCTCCCGAAGCTTCTCCTGCAATAATGTAGTATTTCATTTTTTGTGAATTTTGGTAAACAAAGATAGATTAAAGTTTCTAAGATTCTAAGTTACAAAGTTGCTAAGATTTTTATAAGGCTTTTGGTTTTAAACTCAGAAACTTAGATTCTTAGCAACTTAACAACTTTGGTGTTATATAAACAATGTGGTAATGGTTAATGCTATAACTGCCAAAACTACGCCTCTCGCCATGAGTTCTTTATTCATTTTCAGTAAAATACCAAAGGCGATTAAATCCAGTATGGAACCCAGTGTAACAATTTTCCCGAGGTGGCCTTCGTTTTTCATGGATTGGATTCCGGTTATAAAATCGGTGTGAACAATAAGCGTAATGTAGAGAAACATTCCGAGGAAGCAACCTAAAATTCCAATTGCGAATCCAATAAGTAAGTCTGTTTTATTCATTTGAAGCTATTATTTAGGGATCAGGCACTAATTCCAATCTCTTTTGGTTAAGTTTTGTATAGCGTGATGTGCAGTCAGGTCAAATTGCACGGGCACAATGGAAATAAAACCATTTTTAAGCGCCCATTCATCAGTGTCTTCGCCTTTGTCTTCATTGACGAATTCTCCGCTAAGCCAGTAATAATCTTTTCCCTGCGGGGTTTGTCGCTTATCGAATTTTTCAGACCAAAGAGCATTCGCCTGACGGCAAATTTTGATTCCTTTAATTTCTTCCTCTTTTAATTTGGGAAAATTTACGTTCAAAATCACACCTTCGGGAAGTTTGTTTTTCAAGACTTCGAGAGTAATGGTTTTAACATAGGATTTGATTGGTTCAAAATCGGCGTTCCAATCATAATCCAGCAAAGAGAAACCAATAGCTTGAATACCTTCGATTCCGGCTTCGACAGCGGCACTCATCGTTCCGGAGTAAATTACATTGATAGATGAATTTGATCCATGGTTAATGCCCGAAACACAAAGGTCGGGTTTGCGTTTCAGAATTTCGTGAACGGCTATTTTCACACAATCTACGGGAGTTCCGGAACAGCTATATTCTAAAATAGTATCCGAGTCTTTAGAAATTTTATTAAGGTATAAAGTGTCATTTATAGTAATGGCGTGACCCATTGCGCTTTGAGGTTTGTCTGGAGCAACAATAATTACATCACCTATTGTCGCCATAATTTCGATCAATGCTCTTATGCCCGGAGCAGAAACTCCATCGTCATTTGTAATTAGTATTAAAGGCCTTTCATTTTTCATATATGTAAAAGTTATTTGTCATAGGTCACATATGGTATCGCCTTTTATTTATTTGTGTTTGTTTGCAACAAACCTTTTGTTTCTGGCGATTTCATTTGAGAATTGTTAAAAAATATATATTTATTGAAAAAAAACGAGTTTACGAACAAATGTAGTAACACAAAATCTTATATTGCGAACAAATAAAATATATTTTTTGGATTTAATTTTTGAAACCTGAGAAATCTATTTTATACCTTTAACAAAAAATTATGTAGTACTCTAGGGGGCTGGCATAGTTTTTAATGTAACTTAGATTAAAAAAATTGATGAAACCTATTATTAGCTTTATGAAAAGGAATTATAAAATACTGATAGCGGTAGTATGCCTCTCGGCAACTTTGTTTGCCTTTAATATAAAATCAAAGAATTCTGTAGATCCTGAAAAAGAC belongs to Flavobacterium aquiphilum and includes:
- the lpxB gene encoding lipid-A-disaccharide synthase yields the protein MKYYIIAGEASGDLHGSNLMKALYEEDPQADIRFWGGDLMQNAGGTLVKHYRDLAFMGFVEVVFNLKTILNNITICKNDITQFNPDVIIYIDYPGFNMRIAKWAKEVGYKNHYYISPQIWAWKENRIKAIKQDIDKMYVILPFEKDFYEVKHKFPVEFVGHPLIDAIHSQASTDTKAFRTENQLSEKPIIAILPGSRKQEISKMLSVMLSVVKDFPDYQFVIAGAPSQDFLFYAQFISSNNIKFVSNKTYALLRNATAALVTSGTATLETALFKVPEVVCYKGSWASYQIAKRIITLKYISLVNLIMDREVVTELIQGDCSTKRVREELTKILEPNYRKTLLENYDLLEEKLGGIGASKKTAHLIVDSLK
- the surE gene encoding 5'/3'-nucleotidase SurE, which encodes MKNERPLILITNDDGVSAPGIRALIEIMATIGDVIIVAPDKPQSAMGHAITINDTLYLNKISKDSDTILEYSCSGTPVDCVKIAVHEILKRKPDLCVSGINHGSNSSINVIYSGTMSAAVEAGIEGIQAIGFSLLDYDWNADFEPIKSYVKTITLEVLKNKLPEGVILNVNFPKLKEEEIKGIKICRQANALWSEKFDKRQTPQGKDYYWLSGEFVNEDKGEDTDEWALKNGFISIVPVQFDLTAHHAIQNLTKRDWN